A window of the Megalopta genalis isolate 19385.01 chromosome 2, iyMegGena1_principal, whole genome shotgun sequence genome harbors these coding sequences:
- the LOC117225461 gene encoding dehydrogenase/reductase SDR family member 7: MDLLAIVGLIVIIYYLIYMIYPWFVDCDLKLAFYEKFGKPIHSLKGKTVWITGASSGIGENLAYVLADAGCKLALSARRKELLEKVKANCLQRNSKLTDADIQVLVLDVCDIDSHESTFQQVLHQFGKLDILVINAGCSQRARWEHISPVVDKDMFSVNVFSQVALSRLVAKYFLQLGTGHFVVNSSIAGITSAPYSATYCATKYALHGYFNTFDVEKVGSNIPVTIVCPGPIQTNFLEVAFTEKPGEKYNETIKMGSQYKLTAERCATLMGVAIANQLSEVWICVPVILQIIYLKIYFPNIGTWLLKSLGTRFFQRLRDDKPTIQQEE, from the exons ATGGATCTTTTAGCCATAGTTGGTTTAATAGTCATTATCTATTATCTCATTTATATGATATATCCCTGGTTTGTGGATTGCGATTTGAAACTTGCCTTCTATGAAAAATTTGGAAAACCGATAC ATTCATTAAAAGGCAAAACAGTCTGGATAACAGGAGCATCCAGTGGAATTGGAGAAAATCTTGCATATGTATTAGCAGATGCCGGTTGTAAATTAGCACTCTCTGCACGAAGAAAAGAACTACTGGAAAAAGTAAAAGCTAATTGCTTACAAA GAAACTCCAAATTAACGGATGCAGATATTCAAGTACTTGTCTTGGATGTTTGTGATATAGATAGTCATGAATCAACATTTCAACAAGTTCTTCATCAATTTGGAAAA TTGGATATACTTGTAATTAATGCAGGTTGTTCTCAACGGGCACGATGGGAGCATATCAGTCCAGTTGTCGATAAGGACATGTTCTCTGTAAATGTTTTTTCCCAAGTTGCTTTAAGCCGCTTGGTGGCAAAATATTTCCTGCAACTAGGCACAGGTCATTTTGTGGTTAATTCGAGTATTGCAGGTATCACATCGGCACCATATTCTGCCACATATTGTGCCACTAAATATGCTTTACAC GGATACTTCAATACTTTCGACGTAGAAAAAGTAGGTAGCAATATACCAGTTACAATAGTATGTCCAGGACCAATTCAAACAAATTTCTTAGAGGTAGCGTTTACGGAAAAGCCTGGAGAG AAATATAATGAAACAATAAAAATGGGTTCACAGTACAAACTTACTGCAGAACGCTGTGCAACATTAATGGGAGTTGCAATAGCAAATCAACTTTCTGAAGTTTGGATTTGTGTACCAGTTATACTTCAAATAATATACCTGAAAATTTATTTTCCAAACATAGGGACTTG GCTATTAAAATCACTGGGAACAAGATTTTTCCAACGTCTACGGGACGATAAACCAACGATCCAACAGGAAGAATAA
- the mRpS2 gene encoding mitochondrial ribosomal protein S2 gives MNNVIRRQILSGLFAARFQQIGRKLSANVEAEPDTTGGVPEVEQILLDPLSHPDFFKVHDLFTIEDLFMARVHFGHKVGSLDDHMRPFIFGSRLGHLILDLDQTVEHLQQALNFAAHVAFKNGLILFIAKAPHIANMVENTAKECGEYAHTRHWRQGTFINAKHEFGMVTRLPDLCIFLNTMESVVDQHSAVTHAAKMAIPTIGIVDTNCNPNLITYPVPGNDDTPCAIELYCNLFKSAIMRGKIGRKVIEKVTQK, from the exons atgaaTAATGTGATCAGAAGACAAATTTTGTCTGGat TATTCGCCGCACGTTTTCAACAAATCGGTCGCAAATTATCAGCAAatgttgaagctgaaccagatACTACTGGTG GTGTCCCAGAAGTTGAACAGATTTTGTTAGATCCATTGTCGCATCCAGACTTTTTTAAAGTCCATGATTTATTTACAATCGAAGATTTATTTATGGCTAGAGTACATTTTGGTCATAAAGTAGGATCTTTGGATGATCATATGCGACCATTTATATTTGGATCCAGATTAGGTCAtctaatacttgatttagaccAGACAGTCGAGCATTTACAACAAGCTTTAAATTTTGCAGCACATGTAGCATTTAAAAATggacttattttatttatcgcaAAGGCTCCTCACATTGCAAACATGGTAGAAAACACTGCTAAAGAGTGTGGAGAATATGCTCATACCAGGCATTGGAGACAGGGAACATTTATCAATGCCAAACATGAGTTTGGAATGGTTACTAGATTGCCAGATCTATGCATATTCCTCAATACTATGGAATCGGTTGTTGACCAGCATAGCGCGGTAACTCATGCAGCTAAAATGGCTATTCCGACAATTGGTATTGTGGACACAAATTGTAATCCAAACTTGATAACATATCCAGTTCCTGGAAACGATGACACACCATGTGCTATAGAGTTGTATTGTAACTTATTTAAAAGTGCTATAATGAGGGGGAAAATTGGTAGAAAAGTAATTGAAAAGGTAACGCAGAAATAA